Proteins from a genomic interval of uncultured Desulfuromusa sp.:
- a CDS encoding catalase, with product MDKKNPDKSKLLTTNAGAPVADNNHVMTAGPRGPMLMQDVWFQEKMASFDREVIPERRMHAKGSGAFGHFTVTHDISQYTKAKIFSEIGKKTECFVRFSTVAGERGAADAERDIRGFAMKFYTEEGNWDLVGNNTPVFFLKDPYKFPDLNHAVKRDPRTNLRSAQNNWDFWTLLPEALHQVTITMSDRGIPYSFRHMNGYGSHTYSLISADMKRYWVKFHFKTQQGIKCLTDEEAEKVIGKCRESNQRDLYDNIEAGDFPRWNLQIQVVPEADAAKFPFNPFDLSKVWPHEDYPLIDVGVLELNRNPENYFADVEQAAFNPTNIVPGIGFSPDKMLQGRLFSYGDTQRYRLGVNHHLIPVNKPRCPFHSFHRDGAMRVDGNHGSKLHYEPNSYGEWQEQPDFSEPPLSTEGAADHWSHYEDDDDHYSQPGALFRLMSPEQQSALFGNTARAMGDSPMEIKIRHAANCYKADPAYGEGVANAMNIPLDKLK from the coding sequence ATGGACAAGAAAAACCCTGACAAATCGAAGCTATTGACAACCAATGCAGGAGCACCGGTCGCCGACAACAACCACGTCATGACCGCCGGACCACGCGGGCCGATGCTGATGCAGGATGTCTGGTTTCAGGAAAAAATGGCCAGCTTCGACCGTGAAGTTATCCCGGAACGGCGGATGCACGCCAAAGGTTCCGGCGCTTTCGGACACTTCACTGTAACCCATGACATCAGTCAATATACCAAAGCAAAAATTTTCTCGGAAATAGGCAAGAAAACAGAATGCTTTGTCCGCTTTTCTACTGTAGCGGGTGAGCGTGGCGCGGCAGATGCAGAACGCGATATCCGCGGTTTTGCGATGAAATTCTATACGGAAGAAGGGAACTGGGATCTGGTCGGCAATAATACCCCGGTTTTCTTCCTTAAAGATCCCTACAAATTTCCCGATCTGAACCATGCGGTAAAACGCGATCCGCGGACCAATCTTCGCAGCGCACAAAACAACTGGGACTTCTGGACGCTGCTGCCTGAGGCCCTCCATCAGGTGACCATTACCATGAGCGATCGGGGGATTCCCTATTCCTTCCGGCACATGAACGGTTATGGCAGCCATACCTATAGTTTGATCAGTGCGGACATGAAACGTTACTGGGTCAAGTTCCATTTTAAAACCCAGCAAGGAATCAAATGCCTGACCGACGAGGAAGCCGAAAAGGTTATCGGCAAATGTCGGGAAAGTAATCAGCGAGATCTTTACGACAACATTGAAGCCGGAGATTTCCCACGCTGGAATCTGCAGATTCAAGTTGTCCCGGAGGCCGATGCCGCCAAATTCCCATTCAACCCGTTCGATCTAAGCAAGGTCTGGCCGCATGAAGACTATCCGCTGATAGATGTCGGCGTTCTGGAACTGAACCGCAACCCGGAAAATTATTTTGCTGATGTTGAGCAAGCAGCTTTTAACCCGACCAATATTGTCCCGGGTATCGGCTTTTCACCCGATAAAATGTTGCAGGGCAGACTGTTTTCATATGGCGATACACAGCGCTACCGGCTGGGTGTCAATCACCATCTGATTCCTGTCAACAAACCCCGGTGCCCGTTTCACAGCTTTCATCGTGACGGAGCCATGCGTGTCGACGGTAATCATGGCAGCAAACTCCACTACGAGCCGAACAGCTATGGTGAATGGCAGGAGCAACCGGACTTTTCCGAGCCGCCACTGTCGACCGAAGGTGCGGCCGATCACTGGAGCCACTATGAAGACGATGATGATCATTACAGCCAGCCCGGGGCACTGTTCCGGCTTATGAGTCCGGAACAACAATCGGCCCTGTTCGGCAATACGGCTCGCGCCATGGGCGATTCCCCCATGGAGATCAAAATCCGCCATGCAGC
- a CDS encoding Fur family transcriptional regulator produces the protein MKDSQSRLDDILTKLRERNCRITSQRIAIIEAFLNSDKHPSVEMVYEEVRKTFRAISLATVYKTVSLLKELEEILEIGFSSGHNRYDGKKPYPHPHLICSKCNTIIEPDIDLLDQITAEIEKLSGYQILSSQLEFFGVCPSCQKQRK, from the coding sequence GTGAAAGATTCTCAATCCCGTCTTGACGACATTCTCACCAAGCTCCGAGAACGCAACTGTCGTATCACTTCTCAGCGAATTGCCATTATTGAAGCCTTTCTGAACAGTGACAAGCATCCAAGCGTGGAAATGGTCTATGAGGAAGTCAGGAAAACATTCCGGGCCATAAGCCTTGCAACGGTCTATAAAACGGTCTCCCTGCTGAAAGAACTTGAAGAGATTCTTGAAATCGGTTTCAGTTCCGGTCACAACCGCTACGATGGTAAAAAACCCTATCCCCACCCCCATCTGATTTGTAGCAAATGCAACACTATTATTGAACCGGATATTGATCTCCTTGATCAGATCACAGCTGAAATTGAAAAACTTTCAGGCTATCAAATCCTCTCCTCTCAACTCGAATTCTTCGGTGTCTGCCCATCCTGCCAGAAACAACGAAAATAA
- a CDS encoding SIMPL domain-containing protein (The SIMPL domain is named for its presence in mouse protein SIMPL (signalling molecule that associates with mouse pelle-like kinase). Bacterial member BP26, from Brucella, was shown to assemble into a channel-like structure, while YggE from E. coli has been associated with resistance to oxidative stress.) encodes MKTQTNASAFILGIFIFIGLSSLGFLLGNAVVDFKQYDRSVTVKGLSEREQNADTVIWPIQFTAAGNDLESLYGSIEQSTANIQEFLVKNGITPAELTFSSPAITDKSAQQYGNNARAEFRYTAVQTVTVYSHNIEAVRSVMGKLSELGKRGIVFTGGNHQARTEYIFSRLNEIKPEMIEEATRKAREVAEKFASDSQSKLGKIKRASQGQFSIRARNNNHPHIKKIRVVSTIEYYLSD; translated from the coding sequence GTGAAAACACAGACCAACGCAAGCGCCTTTATCCTGGGTATCTTTATTTTTATTGGCTTGTCGTCCTTAGGATTTCTGCTGGGAAATGCGGTAGTCGATTTTAAACAATATGATCGGAGTGTAACGGTCAAGGGTTTGTCTGAACGTGAGCAAAATGCCGATACCGTCATATGGCCAATCCAGTTTACTGCAGCGGGAAACGATCTCGAAAGTTTATATGGCTCCATTGAGCAAAGCACCGCGAACATTCAGGAGTTCCTTGTAAAAAATGGGATCACCCCTGCCGAGCTGACCTTCTCATCTCCTGCCATAACAGATAAATCGGCGCAACAATATGGCAACAATGCCAGGGCCGAGTTTCGTTACACGGCGGTCCAAACGGTGACTGTCTATTCTCATAATATTGAAGCCGTCCGTTCTGTCATGGGGAAACTGTCAGAGCTGGGGAAGAGGGGCATCGTCTTTACCGGAGGCAATCATCAGGCCCGGACAGAATATATTTTTTCCCGTTTGAACGAAATCAAACCGGAAATGATTGAAGAAGCCACCAGAAAAGCGCGGGAAGTCGCTGAAAAATTTGCATCCGACTCCCAAAGTAAGCTCGGCAAAATCAAACGGGCATCGCAAGGACAATTCAGCATCAGAGCCCGGAACAACAATCATCCACACATCAAGAAAATTCGCGTAGTATCAACCATTGAATATTATTTGTCGGATTAA